One Littorina saxatilis isolate snail1 linkage group LG1, US_GU_Lsax_2.0, whole genome shotgun sequence genomic window carries:
- the LOC138975328 gene encoding alpha-methylacyl-CoA racemase-like, which produces MALRGIRVVEMAGLAPAPFCGMILSDFGAKVIRVDRPNAPHVDQLARGKQSIVVNLKKAEGAKVVERICRSADVLLEPYRPGVMEKLGLGPDTLLEENPRLIYARLSGFGQSGPLASSAGHDINYIAISGLLSLLGRKGERPYPPINLLADFAGGGLLCALGIVMSLLERQTSGRGQVVDANMVHGSAYLGSWMWKSRDLPGVWQGDRGENLLDGGAAFYDVYETQDGKYMSVGALEPQFFQGLLQGLNLDPTQISQMNDQTELRRRFQEIFKMRTKSEWTEIFSKLDACVQPVLELDEAPHHPHNWFSNNFIQDKDTGTPEPAPAPRLSRTPGVAEVLPQPLPGQDTVTVLKESGLDKDEVSRLLKEGVVMENKEKSKL; this is translated from the exons ATGGCGCTGAGAGGGATTCGAGTGGTAGAGATGGCGGGTCTGGCACCAGCTCCATTTTGTGGAATGATTCTCTCAGACTTTGGTGCCAAAGTCATACGTGTGGATCGG CCTAATGCTCCCCATGTAGACCAGCTGGCTCGTGGTAAGCAGTCAATAGTTGTAAACCTGAAGAAAGCAGAGGGGGCCAAGGTTGTCGAACGTATTTGTCGCTCAGCTGACGTACTTCTCGAGCCGTACCGACCAG GTGTCATGGAGAAGCTAGGGCTGGGACCTGACACACTGCTAGAAGAGAACCCTCGTCTGATCTACGCCCGTCTCTCAGGCTTTGGGCAGTCTGGACCCCTTGCATCCAGTGCTGGACACGACATCAACTACATCGCCATATCAG GTCTGCTGTCACTACTAGGGAGGAAAGGCGAGCGACCATACCCTCCAATCAACTTGCTGGCTGATTTTGCAGGAGGGGGTTTGCTGTGTGCGCTTGGCATCGTCATGTCGCTGCTAGAGCGGCAGACGTCGGGCAGGGGACAGGTGGTGGACGCCAACATGGTGCATGGGTCAGCATATTTAG GAAGCTGGATGTGGAAGTCTCGGGATTTACCTGGCGTCTGGCAAGGGGACAGGGGAGAGAACCTGCTAGATGGTGGAGCTGCTTTCTACGATGTCTACGAGACACAGGATGGAAAGTACATGTCTGTGGGAGCCCTGGAACCACAGTTCTTTCAGGGTCTTCTGCAAG GTCTAAACCTTGACCCAACACAAATCTCCCAGATGAACGATCAGACAGAGCTACGGCGGAGGTTCCAAGAGATCTTCAAGATGAGAACCAAATCGGAATGGACGGAAATCTTCTCCAAACTGGACGCCTGCGTGCAGCCAGTCCTGGAGTTGGACGAAGCCCCCCACCACCCACACAATTGGTTCTCCAACAACTTTATCCAGGACAAAGACACAGGGACCCCGGAACCTGCCCCAGCACCCAGGCTTTCAAGGACCCCTGGAGTTGCTGAAGTTCTGCCACAGCCATTGCCTGGCCAGGACACTGTGACTGTGTTGAAAGAGTCAGGCTTGGACAAGGACGAAGTTAGTCGCTTGTTGAAGGAGGGAGTCGTGATGGAAAATAAGGAGAAATCAAAGCTGTGA